The Arachis hypogaea cultivar Tifrunner chromosome 19, arahy.Tifrunner.gnm2.J5K5, whole genome shotgun sequence genome has a window encoding:
- the LOC112779077 gene encoding protein WHAT'S THIS FACTOR 1 homolog, chloroplastic-like — MEKMNVGLVHEVLSLTLWKKALIVKLGHFRREFALPDRLNVLLLKHPGIFYVSNKYQIYTVLLREAYVGSELVEKDPLVVVKEKFGELMQEGLHEYNQRRRLINMEKRRKKGVPLARVDEVKCKRRRSENADSDDDEDGDNKPGGLFDPEERKRFYKVLFDDDTS, encoded by the coding sequence ATGGAGAAGATGAATGTGGGATTGGTACATGAGGTGTTGTCTTTGACTCTTTGGAAGAAAGCCTTAATAGTGAAGTTGGGTCATTTTAGGAGGGAGTTTGCTTTGCCTGATAGGTTGAATGTGTTGTTGCTCAAGCACCCTGGGATTTTCTATGTTTCTAACAAGTATCAGATTTACACAGTTCTTCTTAGGGAGGCCTATGTTGGGTCTGAACTTGTTGAAAAGGATCCTCTGGTTGTTGTGAAGGAGAAATTTGGGGAACTGATGCAGGAAGGGCTTCATGAGTACAATCAGAGGCGGCGCCTCATAAATAtggagaagaggaggaagaaaggTGTTCCTTTGGCTAGAGTAGATGAAGTAAAGTGTAAGAGGAGAAGAAGTGAAAATGctgactcagatgatgatgaggatggagACAATAAGCCGGGAGGTTTGTTTGACCCAGAGGAAAGGAAACGGTTTTATAAAGTTCTGTTTGATGATGATACTTCATGA